One genomic region from Clostridium saccharobutylicum DSM 13864 encodes:
- the udk gene encoding uridine kinase gives MQDVMIIGIAGGSGSGKTTLAQSIKEVFEDKVSILCHDYYYKSNEGIPMEERKKLNYDHPDSFDTDLLIEQLKSLKEGNTIYHPVYSFVEHTRLYETVEVKPTKVIIVEGILIFENKELCDLMDIKVFVDTDGDVRIIRRLLRDVQERGRDLDSVVNQYLSTVKPMHEEFVDPSKRRADIIIPEGGANTVALSMLLEKIRNFINEVN, from the coding sequence ATGCAAGATGTAATGATAATAGGTATAGCTGGAGGTAGTGGATCTGGAAAAACTACCTTAGCGCAAAGCATAAAAGAAGTTTTTGAAGATAAGGTGAGTATTCTTTGTCATGATTATTATTATAAATCAAATGAAGGAATTCCGATGGAAGAACGTAAAAAACTTAATTATGATCATCCTGATTCTTTTGATACAGATCTTCTAATAGAGCAGCTTAAGAGTTTAAAAGAAGGAAATACAATATATCATCCAGTATATTCATTTGTTGAACATACAAGATTATATGAAACAGTTGAAGTAAAACCAACAAAAGTAATAATAGTTGAAGGAATATTGATTTTTGAAAATAAGGAACTTTGTGATCTAATGGATATTAAAGTATTTGTAGATACTGATGGTGATGTTAGAATAATAAGAAGATTGTTAAGAGATGTTCAAGAAAGAGGAAGGGATCTTGATTCAGTTGTAAATCAATATCTTAGTACAGTAAAACCTATGCATGAAGAATTTGTAGATCCAAGTAAAAGAAGAGCAGACATAATAATTCCAGAGGGTGGAGCTAATACTGTTGCTTTGAGTATGCTC
- a CDS encoding zinc-ribbon domain-containing protein: MEDKTIVCKDCGKEFIFTVGEQEFYKEKGFENEPVRCPDCRRARKQQNNRR, from the coding sequence ATGGAAGATAAGACTATCGTATGTAAAGATTGTGGAAAAGAATTTATATTCACAGTTGGAGAACAAGAATTCTACAAAGAAAAAGGATTTGAAAATGAACCAGTAAGATGTCCTGATTGTAGAAGAGCTAGAAAGCAACAAAACAACAGAAGATAG
- a CDS encoding CarD family transcriptional regulator, whose protein sequence is MCFLFSIGDKVVYPMQGIGIVEKIEDKVFSGKNKEYIIIKIFSNNLEIMIPSDKISNSNLRMISDNSTLDDILSSLNNMNNNSESLSSKERYQYNANKFKSGSLKDSAEVVYDLMLMNKEKALNTSEKQLYNIAHKFLVDEVSLIKDITESEATNFLHLDLN, encoded by the coding sequence GTGTGTTTTTTGTTTTCAATCGGTGATAAAGTCGTTTATCCAATGCAAGGTATAGGTATAGTTGAAAAAATAGAAGACAAAGTTTTTTCTGGAAAGAATAAGGAATACATAATAATTAAAATATTTTCTAACAATCTTGAAATAATGATTCCAAGCGATAAAATTTCTAATTCCAATTTGCGTATGATTAGTGATAATTCTACATTAGATGATATACTTTCTAGTCTTAATAATATGAATAACAACTCTGAAAGTCTATCTTCTAAAGAGAGATATCAATATAATGCAAATAAATTCAAATCTGGTTCTCTAAAAGATAGCGCTGAAGTCGTTTATGATTTAATGCTTATGAATAAAGAAAAAGCTTTAAACACAAGTGAAAAACAACTATATAATATTGCACATAAATTTTTAGTTGATGAGGTTTCTCTTATTAAAGATATAACTGAAAGTGAAGCTACAAACTTCTTGCATTTAGACCTTAATTAA